The following are from one region of the Melaminivora suipulveris genome:
- a CDS encoding DUF904 domain-containing protein, which translates to MPAPSSIDQVTERVERLLRQHEQLRRTNALLAQQVMALTQERDSLKSRLQAARARVDALLDRLPANQNSSDDTA; encoded by the coding sequence ATGCCAGCACCCTCCTCCATCGACCAGGTCACCGAGCGCGTGGAACGGCTGCTGCGCCAGCACGAGCAGCTCAGGCGCACCAACGCTCTGCTGGCGCAGCAGGTCATGGCGCTGACCCAGGAGCGCGACTCGCTCAAGTCGCGCCTGCAGGCTGCGCGCGCGCGCGTGGATGCGCTGCTGGACCGCCTGCCCGCCAATCAGAACTCTTCGGACGACACCGCATGA
- a CDS encoding HD-GYP domain-containing protein, whose translation MNSPIPIKVDELRLGMFIQLPLSWLQHPFPTSSFRITSGEQIGLLRSLGLSTLHYIPAKSVPEAQVTEGDSDPQPPQALQPKNESGTQADDTQARDTSSCHARYQHASLTYGQIMADASRQPLGARAVAQALVHECMAELEDRDSCAIRLLADCHVDGTAAHAVNVMVLALLLGRSLGLHEQRLAELGLAALLHDIGKSALPRHVAEPGAPLAGAELQRYRAHVGESVALGQRMELPSDVLIAIAQHHEAADGSGHPLQLLAEDLGQGGQIVALINAYDRLCNPLFGMPPLTPHEAVSELYAHRAARFDSGILAAFIRLMGVYPPGSLVQLLDGRYALVTRVHPAQPLRPMVKLPAAPGEAFTLDLAQEGAPAIRRSVRPSQVPPEILDQLQPGSRICYYFERVAAPPEKDGAP comes from the coding sequence GTGAACTCTCCCATCCCGATCAAGGTTGACGAGCTACGTCTCGGCATGTTCATCCAGCTCCCGCTGAGCTGGCTGCAGCACCCGTTTCCGACCAGCAGCTTTCGAATCACATCGGGCGAGCAGATCGGCCTGCTGCGCAGCCTTGGCCTGAGCACACTGCATTACATCCCGGCCAAGAGCGTGCCTGAGGCCCAGGTGACGGAGGGCGATAGCGACCCACAGCCGCCACAGGCGCTGCAGCCGAAGAACGAGTCCGGCACCCAGGCAGATGACACGCAGGCCCGCGATACATCGAGCTGCCACGCCCGTTACCAGCATGCGTCCCTCACCTACGGGCAGATCATGGCCGATGCCAGCCGTCAGCCCCTGGGTGCGCGCGCTGTCGCCCAGGCGCTGGTGCACGAATGCATGGCCGAGCTGGAGGACCGAGACAGTTGCGCCATCCGCCTGCTCGCCGATTGCCATGTCGATGGGACGGCGGCCCATGCCGTCAACGTGATGGTGCTCGCGCTGCTGCTGGGGCGGTCGCTGGGCCTGCACGAGCAGCGCCTGGCGGAGCTGGGCCTGGCGGCGCTGCTGCACGACATCGGCAAGAGCGCTCTGCCCCGGCATGTCGCCGAGCCAGGCGCGCCACTGGCGGGAGCCGAGCTGCAGCGCTACCGTGCGCATGTGGGCGAATCCGTCGCGCTGGGCCAGCGGATGGAGTTGCCGAGCGACGTGCTGATCGCCATCGCCCAGCACCATGAGGCGGCTGACGGCAGTGGTCACCCGTTGCAATTGCTGGCCGAAGACCTTGGCCAGGGAGGGCAGATCGTTGCGCTGATCAACGCGTACGATCGGCTGTGCAACCCGCTTTTCGGCATGCCGCCCCTGACGCCGCACGAGGCAGTCTCGGAGCTCTACGCGCATCGCGCCGCTCGCTTCGACAGCGGCATTCTCGCGGCCTTCATCCGCCTGATGGGTGTTTATCCCCCTGGCTCGTTGGTCCAGTTGCTCGACGGGCGTTACGCTCTGGTCACGCGGGTGCATCCCGCACAGCCGTTGCGCCCCATGGTCAAGCTGCCGGCGGCACCTGGCGAGGCTTTTACGCTGGATCTCGCGCAGGAAGGCGCGCCGGCCATACGCCGCAGTGTTCGTCCGTCCCAGGTGCCGCCCGAAATCTTGGATCAATTGCAGCCCGGCTCGCGCATCTGCTACTACTTCGAACGTGTCGCCGCGCCACCCGAGAAGGACGGCGCGCCATGA
- a CDS encoding FecCD family ABC transporter permease, with protein sequence MSAGALPHTLHAGHAAPALSQRRARVLAAALLAVSCGLLLLGASVGSTGFDSVLRMGQDALAQQIVWDIRLPRTLGAWLAGALLGLAGAISQGLFRNPLADPYLLGSASGAALGGALALAFMGVSLTNAGWLARLGLTGAAFVGATGAVLLTLMLARGVQHTLRLLLAGVVVGVVLSAARDLIQVAHPNILEAMQVFTMGSSAFVGWQACLLMAALWLVCALAAWALSRLLDGLLLGEATAASLGLPLTPMRAGLVLALALATGTAVAHTGLIAFVGLAAPHLVRSIARVTHQWQVWLSSLMGGVLLLAADILARWLIAPQELPVGVLTAALGGSYLLWLMHRRGLGGGL encoded by the coding sequence GTGAGCGCCGGCGCGCTGCCCCACACGCTGCACGCCGGCCACGCCGCGCCGGCGCTGAGCCAGCGCCGCGCCCGCGTGCTGGCGGCCGCGCTGCTGGCGGTGAGCTGCGGCCTGCTGCTGCTGGGCGCGAGCGTCGGCAGCACGGGTTTCGACAGCGTACTGCGCATGGGCCAGGACGCTCTGGCGCAGCAGATCGTCTGGGACATCCGCCTGCCGCGCACGCTGGGCGCGTGGCTGGCGGGCGCGCTGCTGGGGCTGGCCGGCGCCATCTCGCAGGGGTTGTTTCGCAACCCGCTGGCCGACCCATACCTGCTGGGCAGTGCCTCGGGCGCGGCGCTGGGCGGGGCGCTGGCGCTGGCGTTCATGGGCGTGTCGCTGACCAACGCCGGCTGGCTGGCGCGCCTGGGGCTGACCGGCGCGGCCTTCGTCGGCGCCACCGGCGCGGTGCTTTTGACCCTGATGCTGGCGCGCGGCGTGCAGCACACGCTGCGCCTGTTGCTGGCCGGCGTGGTGGTCGGCGTGGTGCTGAGCGCCGCGCGCGACCTGATCCAGGTGGCGCACCCCAACATCCTGGAGGCCATGCAGGTTTTCACCATGGGCAGCTCGGCCTTCGTCGGCTGGCAGGCGTGCCTGCTGATGGCCGCGCTGTGGCTGGTGTGCGCGCTGGCGGCCTGGGCGCTGTCGCGCCTGCTGGACGGCCTGCTGCTGGGCGAGGCCACCGCCGCGAGCCTGGGCCTGCCCCTGACACCCATGCGCGCCGGCCTGGTGCTGGCGCTGGCGCTGGCCACCGGCACGGCCGTGGCGCACACCGGGCTGATCGCCTTCGTCGGCCTGGCCGCGCCGCATCTGGTGCGATCCATCGCGCGCGTCACGCACCAGTGGCAGGTCTGGCTGTCCAGCCTGATGGGCGGCGTGCTGCTGCTGGCCGCCGACATCCTGGCGCGCTGGCTGATCGCGCCGCAGGAGCTGCCCGTGGGCGTGCTCACCGCCGCCCTGGGCGGCAGCTACCTGCTGTGGCTGATGCACCGGCGCGGGCTCGGGGGCGGGCTGTGA
- a CDS encoding methylated-DNA--[protein]-cysteine S-methyltransferase has translation MPLTSTVIPTPLGDMLAVASEQGLCLLEFLGQNGVERELAQVEAARGGPVQEGSNAVLEQARQQLGEYFAGERQEFSIPLDLVGTPFQLKTWQALLAIPFGETRSYSQQAHHIGQPTATRAVAGANGCNKVSIVVPCHRVIGSNGSLTGFGGGLPRKQALLELEGRVAAPILI, from the coding sequence ATGCCCCTGACCTCGACCGTCATCCCCACTCCCTTGGGCGACATGCTCGCCGTGGCCTCGGAGCAGGGGCTTTGCCTGCTGGAATTCCTCGGCCAGAACGGCGTTGAGCGCGAACTGGCCCAGGTCGAGGCAGCGCGCGGTGGGCCGGTGCAGGAGGGCAGCAACGCCGTCCTGGAGCAGGCGCGTCAGCAGCTCGGCGAGTATTTCGCCGGCGAGCGGCAGGAGTTTTCCATTCCACTGGATCTCGTGGGCACGCCGTTCCAGCTCAAGACCTGGCAGGCGCTGCTGGCCATCCCGTTCGGCGAGACGCGCAGCTACTCCCAGCAGGCGCACCACATCGGTCAGCCTACCGCCACGCGTGCCGTGGCCGGCGCCAATGGGTGCAACAAGGTCTCCATCGTCGTGCCATGCCACCGCGTGATCGGCAGCAACGGCAGCCTGACCGGCTTCGGCGGCGGCCTGCCGCGCAAGCAGGCCCTGCTGGAGCTGGAAGGGCGGGTGGCAGCACCGATTTTGATATGA
- a CDS encoding ABC transporter substrate-binding protein, with amino-acid sequence MSFSPPPLRRLLRAAVCTLALAGSALAAQAAIHITDDRGRTLQFNEPPRRVVSLLPSSTESLCEMQQCERLVGVDRYSNWPESVRRLPKVGGGIDPNIEAIVALKPDVVLLSVNSRVSDRLESLGVKVVALEPKTHADVRRVLTTIGDLFAVPRAQGADRLWRVIDAAVQAAAQSLPPKARGARVYFEVSRGPYAAGQPSFIGETLSRLGARNVVPAELGPFPRLSPEYVLRSQPDVVMVSNRSAQPLALYPGWNRLAAIKAGRLCVFGPEQSDVLVRPGPRMAEAARIMAGCLSEKLQ; translated from the coding sequence ATGAGTTTTTCCCCACCGCCCCTGCGGCGCCTGCTGCGCGCCGCCGTCTGCACCCTGGCGCTGGCCGGCAGCGCGCTGGCCGCGCAGGCCGCCATCCACATCACCGACGACCGCGGCCGCACGCTGCAGTTCAACGAGCCACCGCGCCGCGTGGTCAGCTTGCTGCCGTCCAGCACCGAGAGCCTGTGCGAGATGCAGCAGTGCGAGCGCCTGGTGGGCGTCGATCGCTACTCCAACTGGCCCGAATCGGTGCGCCGCCTGCCCAAGGTGGGCGGCGGCATAGACCCCAACATCGAGGCCATCGTCGCCCTGAAGCCCGACGTGGTGTTGCTGTCCGTGAACAGCCGCGTGAGCGACCGGCTGGAATCGCTGGGCGTCAAGGTCGTCGCGCTGGAGCCCAAGACGCACGCCGACGTGCGCCGCGTGCTGACCACCATCGGCGACCTGTTCGCCGTCCCGCGCGCGCAAGGCGCCGATCGCTTGTGGCGCGTGATCGACGCGGCCGTGCAGGCGGCGGCGCAGTCCCTGCCCCCCAAGGCGCGCGGCGCGCGTGTGTACTTCGAGGTCAGCCGCGGGCCGTATGCCGCCGGCCAGCCGTCCTTCATCGGCGAGACGCTCTCGCGCCTGGGCGCGCGCAACGTGGTGCCGGCCGAGCTGGGCCCCTTCCCGCGCCTGAGCCCCGAATACGTGCTGCGCTCCCAGCCCGACGTGGTCATGGTCTCCAACCGCAGCGCGCAGCCGCTGGCGCTTTACCCCGGCTGGAACAGGCTGGCCGCCATCAAGGCCGGGCGCCTGTGCGTCTTCGGCCCCGAGCAATCCGACGTGCTGGTGCGCCCCGGCCCGCGCATGGCCGAGGCGGCGCGCATCATGGCCGGCTGCCTGAGCGAGAAGCTGCAGTGA
- the cobO gene encoding cob(I)yrinic acid a,c-diamide adenosyltransferase yields MQIETPPSEKPYEKPEGERRGLVIVNTGDGKGKSTAAFGLAFRATGRGKAVKVFQFMKVPSARFGEHRLADQVGLAVEGLGDGFSWKSRDLEHSAQLARDGWAKASAAILSGEYFLVVLDEVTYPLIYGWLPLQDVLDTLARRPKDVHVCLTGRRCPQEIIDVADTVTEMKLIKHAFQAGIPAQRGIED; encoded by the coding sequence ATGCAGATCGAAACCCCACCCAGCGAGAAGCCCTACGAGAAGCCTGAGGGCGAGCGCCGCGGCTTGGTGATCGTCAACACCGGCGACGGCAAGGGCAAGAGCACGGCGGCTTTCGGCCTGGCGTTTCGCGCCACCGGCCGCGGCAAGGCGGTGAAGGTGTTCCAGTTCATGAAGGTGCCCAGCGCGCGCTTTGGCGAGCACCGCCTGGCCGATCAGGTGGGCCTGGCGGTCGAGGGACTGGGCGACGGTTTTTCGTGGAAAAGCAGGGATCTGGAGCACTCCGCCCAGCTGGCGCGCGATGGCTGGGCCAAGGCCAGCGCGGCCATCCTGTCGGGCGAATATTTCCTGGTGGTGCTCGACGAGGTGACCTATCCGCTGATCTACGGCTGGCTGCCGCTCCAGGACGTGCTGGACACCCTGGCACGCCGCCCCAAGGACGTGCACGTGTGCCTGACCGGCCGGCGCTGCCCGCAGGAGATCATCGACGTGGCCGACACCGTGACCGAGATGAAGCTGATCAAGCACGCCTTCCAGGCCGGCATCCCGGCGCAGCGCGGCATCGAGGACTGA
- a CDS encoding MBL fold metallo-hydrolase: protein MKIEVYEPLRFGAVEVYLGAKSGKYPDGNQVLVQGADTRVAFDTPLVSRQLADELAQVDLVLLGHVHEDHTVALGSMPHAAVQVHEADLAAAQSWDGLARHYGYSIPVLEQLHALVQRDFDYTPRPDATAYVDGQAWDLGGGVRVRAHHLPGHTAGHCALVEESSGVAFIGDIDLTGFGPYYGDASSDLGAFRRSLRCVRELDARVWVTSHHRGVLTERAAFEDALARFASKIDERSERLLGYLQDGPQTLAQLTARRILYPVGFEYPYVDSAEQRSIAQHLDWLIGQGEVRSTADAAGVASFALAH, encoded by the coding sequence ATGAAAATTGAAGTGTACGAGCCGCTGCGCTTTGGGGCGGTCGAGGTCTATCTGGGAGCCAAGTCCGGCAAATATCCCGACGGCAACCAGGTGCTGGTGCAGGGAGCCGACACGCGCGTCGCTTTCGACACGCCCCTTGTCTCGCGCCAGTTGGCCGATGAGCTGGCGCAGGTCGATCTGGTGCTGCTGGGCCACGTCCACGAGGACCACACGGTGGCGCTGGGCAGCATGCCGCACGCCGCCGTGCAGGTGCACGAGGCGGATCTGGCGGCAGCGCAGTCATGGGACGGCCTGGCGCGCCACTATGGCTATTCCATCCCGGTGCTGGAGCAGCTGCATGCGCTGGTGCAACGTGATTTCGACTACACCCCACGCCCGGACGCCACCGCTTACGTCGACGGCCAGGCGTGGGATCTGGGCGGCGGCGTGCGCGTGCGCGCGCATCACCTGCCAGGGCACACCGCCGGCCACTGCGCGCTGGTGGAGGAGAGCTCGGGCGTGGCCTTCATCGGCGACATCGACCTGACGGGCTTCGGCCCCTACTACGGCGACGCCAGCTCCGACCTGGGGGCGTTCCGGCGCAGCCTGCGGTGCGTGCGCGAACTGGACGCGCGGGTCTGGGTCACCTCGCACCACCGCGGCGTGTTGACCGAACGCGCCGCCTTCGAGGATGCCCTGGCGCGCTTTGCCAGCAAGATCGACGAGCGCAGCGAACGCCTGCTGGGCTACCTGCAAGACGGCCCGCAGACGCTGGCGCAGCTGACCGCCCGGCGCATCCTGTACCCCGTGGGCTTTGAATACCCGTACGTGGACAGTGCGGAACAGCGCAGCATCGCTCAGCATCTGGACTGGCTCATCGGGCAGGGCGAGGTGCGGTCAACGGCCGACGCCGCGGGCGTCGCCTCGTTTGCTCTGGCGCACTGA
- a CDS encoding cobyrinate a,c-diamide synthase, whose amino-acid sequence MSSAVRCPALVVAAPASGQGKTTVVAALARLHARRGRRVRVFKCGPDHLDPHWHELASGAPVHPLDLWMTGEQDCRRRLHQAAAEADLILVEGVMGLFDGESSVAELARRLGLPVLAVIDASAMGGTFGALALGLRSYWPRLPWAGVLANRVAGQRHADMLQAGLRDAGDWLGALPPIHIDSGRRSSLLPERHLGLVAARELPDALARLDAAADALAQTPLGRMAPGDWQRWAVSFTAPPAGSPQPARLAGRRVAVAHDEAFCLVYEANLETLRALGARVQCFSPLRGETLPACDALWLPGGYPELHAEALTANTALREQLRAHIEAGRPIWAEGGGMLALLQSIILQDGRVMPLWGLLPGKATLHHRLQALGPRELPPASFSSAEGEAQAPLRGHTFHYSSVDSPAAVVAQALRPGSDPHGAEQVLRHGSIHASFFHPWFASAPQLAAWLLGGG is encoded by the coding sequence ATGAGCTCCGCCGTCCGTTGCCCGGCCCTGGTCGTCGCCGCGCCCGCCTCGGGCCAGGGCAAGACCACGGTGGTGGCCGCGCTGGCGCGCCTGCACGCGCGGCGCGGCCGGCGCGTGCGTGTCTTCAAGTGCGGACCGGATCACCTCGACCCGCACTGGCATGAACTGGCCAGCGGCGCGCCGGTGCATCCGCTGGATCTGTGGATGACGGGCGAGCAGGACTGCCGCCGGCGCTTGCACCAGGCCGCGGCCGAGGCCGATCTGATCCTGGTCGAGGGCGTCATGGGCTTGTTCGACGGGGAATCCAGCGTGGCCGAGCTGGCGCGCCGCCTGGGTCTTCCCGTGCTGGCCGTGATCGATGCCAGCGCCATGGGCGGCACCTTCGGCGCGCTCGCCCTGGGCCTGCGCAGCTACTGGCCGCGCCTGCCCTGGGCCGGCGTGCTGGCCAACCGTGTGGCCGGCCAGCGCCATGCCGACATGCTGCAAGCGGGCCTGCGTGACGCTGGCGACTGGCTGGGCGCGCTGCCGCCCATCCACATCGACTCGGGCCGGCGCAGCAGCCTGCTGCCCGAGCGCCACCTGGGCCTGGTCGCCGCGCGCGAGTTGCCCGACGCGCTGGCGCGCCTGGACGCCGCGGCCGATGCCCTGGCACAAACGCCGCTGGGCCGCATGGCGCCAGGCGACTGGCAGCGCTGGGCGGTGAGTTTCACCGCGCCGCCGGCTGGCAGCCCGCAGCCAGCGCGGCTGGCCGGCCGCCGCGTCGCCGTGGCGCACGACGAAGCGTTTTGCCTGGTCTACGAGGCCAACCTGGAGACGCTGCGTGCGCTGGGCGCGCGGGTGCAGTGTTTTTCTCCCCTGCGTGGTGAAACGCTGCCAGCGTGCGACGCGCTGTGGCTGCCGGGCGGCTACCCCGAGCTGCATGCCGAAGCGCTGACCGCCAACACCGCGCTGCGCGAGCAGCTGCGCGCGCACATCGAGGCCGGTCGGCCCATCTGGGCCGAGGGCGGCGGCATGCTGGCGCTGCTGCAGTCGATCATCCTGCAGGACGGCCGCGTGATGCCCCTGTGGGGCCTGCTGCCGGGCAAGGCAACGCTGCACCACCGGCTGCAGGCGCTGGGGCCGCGCGAACTGCCGCCCGCCTCCTTCTCCAGCGCCGAGGGCGAGGCGCAGGCGCCCCTGCGCGGCCACACCTTCCACTATTCCAGCGTGGACAGCCCTGCGGCCGTCGTCGCCCAGGCGCTGCGGCCAGGCTCCGATCCCCATGGGGCCGAACAGGTGCTGCGGCACGGCAGCATCCACGCGAGCTTCTTTCACCCCTGGTTCGCTTCGGCGCCGCAATTGGCGGCCTGGCTGCTGGGCGGAGGCTGA
- a CDS encoding cell division protein ZapA: protein MKQIDVQILQQSYLLGCAEGQEARLLDAVQRVDTAMTQIRDAGKIRSRERIAVLAALNLAYEVADRDAAAASAPMPAVAEAPAGTATEERLAQLLARLDAALGEQTPAL, encoded by the coding sequence ATGAAACAGATCGACGTGCAGATCCTGCAGCAAAGCTATCTGCTGGGCTGCGCCGAGGGGCAGGAGGCGCGGCTGCTCGACGCGGTGCAGCGCGTGGACACGGCGATGACCCAGATCCGCGACGCCGGCAAGATCCGCTCGCGCGAACGCATCGCCGTCCTGGCGGCGCTGAACCTGGCCTATGAGGTGGCCGACCGGGACGCCGCGGCAGCGTCCGCGCCGATGCCAGCCGTAGCCGAGGCGCCTGCCGGAACCGCGACCGAGGAGCGCCTGGCGCAGTTGCTGGCGCGCCTGGACGCCGCATTGGGTGAGCAGACGCCAGCGTTGTAA
- a CDS encoding TonB-dependent receptor domain-containing protein: MSNLHSRASATAARARLGTLALAAAAVCAAHAQEGAQLVAQNLHAPVMNEVVVTANRTAQPLTDVLADVTIVDRQTIETSGATALADVLARLPGIELSRNGGPGTTTSLFLRGAETRFTAVYVDGVRMDSQAGSGGATWEAIPLSLIDRIEVLHGPAAAVYGSDAVAGVIQIFTRKGETGVAPYVGVGVGTYRTWRTEAGVSGASSGVDYALGLTREGSRGFSAKTDAKSNPDRDGYHNTGVTGRLGWQINQAHRLEGTLLHNESTSGYDVSMQDDRSYHRTRALGLNWQAQWSESYRTRVSVTDSLDRYETWPSPYLTDTQLRGYLLHNEWRLGAQQFTAALERREDHLENAPIDRSRSQNALALGYGLRQGAHTLQINARHDQDSEFGGKTTGSAAYGYEFAPRWRATASAGTAFRAPSLYQRFSMYGDAGLKPETARNVELGVKWLDGASSFSATVYRNNVSDLITFVGGPGPCPGGSGPFPGCYASVGKARYQGLTLAASHSVAGVRLHGSLDLQDPKNLDTGKQLARRAKRHATLGAETRLAQWTLGGEAQLSGRRFDDAANKNALGGYGLLNLYASTRVARDWQVVARVDNLTDKSYEVARNYATAGRSVYVGLKWAPQY; the protein is encoded by the coding sequence ATGTCCAATCTTCATTCGCGCGCCAGCGCCACCGCCGCGCGCGCACGTCTCGGCACTCTCGCCCTGGCCGCTGCGGCCGTTTGCGCGGCACACGCCCAGGAGGGCGCGCAACTCGTCGCACAGAACCTGCACGCGCCCGTCATGAACGAGGTCGTCGTGACCGCCAACCGCACGGCCCAGCCGCTGACTGATGTGCTGGCCGACGTGACCATCGTCGATCGCCAGACCATCGAGACCAGCGGCGCCACCGCGCTGGCCGACGTGCTGGCGCGCCTGCCCGGCATCGAGCTGTCGCGCAACGGCGGCCCCGGCACCACCACCAGCCTGTTCCTGCGCGGCGCCGAGACCCGTTTCACCGCCGTGTACGTCGACGGCGTGCGCATGGATTCGCAAGCCGGCAGTGGCGGCGCAACCTGGGAGGCCATCCCGCTGTCGCTGATCGACCGCATCGAGGTGCTGCACGGCCCGGCCGCCGCCGTCTACGGCTCGGACGCCGTGGCCGGCGTGATCCAGATTTTCACCAGAAAGGGCGAGACCGGCGTGGCCCCTTATGTGGGCGTCGGCGTGGGCACCTACCGCACCTGGCGCACCGAGGCCGGGGTGAGCGGCGCCAGCAGCGGCGTGGACTACGCCCTGGGCCTGACACGCGAGGGCAGCCGGGGCTTCAGCGCCAAGACCGACGCCAAGAGCAACCCCGACCGCGACGGTTACCACAACACGGGCGTCACCGGTCGGCTGGGCTGGCAGATCAACCAGGCCCACCGCCTGGAAGGCACGCTGCTGCACAACGAATCGACCAGCGGCTACGACGTCAGCATGCAGGACGACCGCAGCTACCACCGCACGCGCGCCCTGGGCCTGAACTGGCAGGCGCAGTGGAGCGAAAGTTATCGCACGCGCGTGTCGGTCACCGACTCGCTCGACCGCTACGAGACCTGGCCGTCGCCCTACCTGACCGATACGCAACTGCGCGGCTACCTCTTGCACAACGAATGGCGCCTGGGCGCGCAACAGTTCACGGCGGCGCTGGAGCGGCGTGAGGACCACCTGGAGAACGCACCCATCGACCGCAGCCGTTCGCAGAACGCGCTGGCGCTGGGCTATGGGCTGCGCCAGGGCGCGCATACGCTGCAGATCAACGCGCGCCACGACCAGGACAGCGAGTTCGGCGGCAAGACCACTGGCAGCGCCGCCTACGGCTATGAGTTCGCGCCGCGCTGGCGCGCCACGGCGTCGGCGGGCACGGCGTTTCGCGCGCCGTCGCTGTACCAGCGCTTCAGCATGTATGGCGATGCCGGCCTGAAGCCCGAGACGGCGCGCAACGTCGAGCTGGGCGTGAAATGGCTGGATGGCGCCAGCAGCTTCTCGGCCACGGTCTACCGCAACAACGTCAGCGACCTGATCACGTTCGTCGGCGGGCCCGGCCCGTGCCCCGGCGGCAGCGGACCGTTTCCGGGCTGCTACGCCAGCGTGGGCAAGGCCCGCTACCAGGGGCTGACGCTGGCCGCGTCGCACTCGGTGGCGGGCGTGCGGCTGCACGGCTCGCTCGACCTGCAGGATCCGAAGAACCTGGACACCGGCAAGCAGCTGGCACGCCGCGCCAAGCGCCACGCCACCCTCGGCGCGGAGACGCGCCTGGCGCAGTGGACGCTGGGCGGCGAGGCGCAGCTGTCGGGCCGCCGCTTCGACGATGCCGCCAACAAGAACGCGCTGGGCGGCTACGGGCTGCTCAACCTGTACGCCAGCACCCGCGTGGCGCGCGACTGGCAGGTCGTCGCCCGCGTGGACAACCTTACCGACAAGAGCTACGAGGTCGCGCGCAACTACGCCACCGCCGGGCGCAGCGTCTACGTCGGTCTGAAGTGGGCGCCGCAGTATTGA
- a CDS encoding ABC transporter ATP-binding protein yields the protein MRACNVRAGVQKAQILRGIDVALPAARWTSVVGPNGAGKSTLLKVLAGLLRHARVQGEVELLGRPLAQWPARERARQLAWLGQNEAAEGDLPAYDIAMLGRLPHRAWMAPPSDADHAAVQAALKTTQAWDWRARPLAQLSGGERQRVLLARALAVQAPVMLMDEPLANLDPPHQTDWLRTVRELVAAGGTVVSVLHEISIALQADDLLIMEGGLVVHHGACADAATHAALERVFERRIQVRQIDGIWMALPRV from the coding sequence ATGCGCGCTTGCAACGTGCGGGCTGGCGTGCAAAAAGCCCAGATATTGCGCGGTATCGACGTGGCGCTGCCCGCCGCGCGCTGGACCAGCGTCGTCGGCCCCAACGGCGCGGGCAAGTCCACCCTGCTCAAGGTGCTCGCCGGCCTGCTGCGCCATGCGCGCGTGCAGGGCGAGGTCGAGTTGCTGGGCCGCCCGCTGGCGCAGTGGCCGGCGCGCGAGCGGGCGCGCCAGCTGGCCTGGCTGGGCCAGAACGAAGCCGCCGAGGGCGATCTGCCGGCCTACGACATCGCCATGCTCGGCCGCCTGCCGCACCGCGCCTGGATGGCGCCGCCGTCGGATGCCGACCATGCCGCCGTGCAGGCCGCCCTCAAGACCACGCAGGCCTGGGACTGGCGTGCGCGGCCGTTGGCGCAATTGTCCGGCGGCGAGCGCCAGCGCGTGCTGCTGGCGCGCGCGCTGGCGGTGCAGGCGCCCGTCATGCTGATGGACGAACCCCTGGCCAACCTCGATCCGCCGCACCAGACCGACTGGCTGCGCACCGTGCGCGAACTGGTCGCCGCCGGCGGCACAGTGGTCAGCGTGCTGCACGAGATCTCGATCGCGCTGCAGGCCGACGACCTGCTGATCATGGAAGGCGGCCTCGTGGTGCACCACGGCGCATGCGCCGACGCCGCCACGCATGCGGCGCTGGAGCGGGTGTTCGAGCGGCGCATCCAGGTGCGCCAGATCGACGGCATCTGGATGGCGCTGCCGCGTGTTTGA
- a CDS encoding bifunctional adenosylcobinamide kinase/adenosylcobinamide-phosphate guanylyltransferase, whose product MEQAVHIARSELILGGQKSGKSRRAELLARTWLQTAGHHATLIATAQAHDAEMHARIARHQRERAERVPGLQLVEEPRDLAGALAKHSRADTLLIVDCLTLWLTHWLMPAPGAGRTAGAATTSFEQNQASAGVFEAQCALFFVALEQSPGPVILVGNEIGLGVIPLGREVRAFVDALGLLNQRAAAACQRVTLMAAGLALTLKDTP is encoded by the coding sequence ATGGAGCAGGCGGTGCACATCGCGCGCAGTGAACTCATCCTGGGCGGGCAAAAGAGCGGCAAATCGCGCCGCGCCGAACTGCTGGCGCGCACCTGGCTGCAGACCGCCGGCCACCACGCCACGCTGATCGCCACCGCGCAGGCGCACGACGCGGAGATGCACGCGCGCATCGCCCGCCACCAGCGCGAGCGCGCCGAGCGCGTGCCTGGCCTGCAACTGGTCGAGGAGCCGCGCGACCTGGCCGGCGCCCTGGCGAAGCACAGCCGGGCCGACACGCTGCTGATCGTCGACTGCCTGACGTTGTGGCTCACGCACTGGCTGATGCCCGCGCCCGGCGCGGGCCGCACGGCGGGCGCCGCGACGACCAGTTTTGAACAAAATCAGGCCTCAGCCGGCGTGTTTGAAGCGCAGTGTGCTCTCTTTTTCGTAGCGCTTGAGCAGTCCCCCGGCCCCGTCATCCTGGTCGGCAACGAGATCGGCCTGGGCGTCATCCCGCTGGGCCGCGAGGTGCGCGCCTTCGTCGACGCGCTGGGCCTGCTCAACCAGCGCGCGGCAGCGGCATGCCAGCGCGTCACGCTGATGGCGGCCGGCCTGGCGCTGACACTGAAAGACACGCCATGA